From the genome of Salvia splendens isolate huo1 chromosome 7, SspV2, whole genome shotgun sequence:
TCGTGGGAGCCGCTGACGGAAGTCCGCAAGCGATTTCCAGATCTCCCCCTTGAGGACAAGGGTGCTGCTAAGGaggggggagttgttacgaaTGCATCCACACCAACCCCATTGGCCGTGAGTGTAGCAGGGGAAACGGCTGGCGAGCAGTTGACGGAAGCGCCAGCCGAGAACGAGGCCGAGAACGAGGAGATAGCCGAGGACGAGGAGCGAGCACCATCCGAGAACGAGGAGAGAGCCGAGGACGAGGAGCGAGCACCAGCCGAGAACGAGGCCGAGAACGAGGAGATAGCCGAGGACGAGGAGCGAGCACCAGCCGAGAACGAGGAGAGAGCAGAGAGAGACGCGGTGCCGAGCAGGAGCTTGAGGCCAAGGGATCGGTTGAAACCTCCCAACCGATTCCTTTGATTAGTTAGAGTCTTTTggtcatttaattatttttgttatttaattatttttggtaattagtTAGTCATTAGGTAATTAacgtttttattattttccgtcgggttttctttgttggttctttcccgatgtagttaggataggtcgaaccaaccctagggtccatagattataaatagggctctTCATTGTTCCGAAAATCTTATGAATGAAGAATATTATTTTGCCCAAGAAATTGCGTAATACTTTGAACCTTTGTATTCTGCCGACGAAGAGTGAATCTTCGCGCCAGATTTTGTTTCAGCCGCCGATCTTCTTGTTGAAGACGCCGGAACGAGTGTTACTTGGTGGAATTGGTCAGGATACTCACGTTAAGAGCAGGAGCATCTTAacattaccatttatgataaaagtgaaagtggacaattaataggGGGCAGACGAATATGACAAAAGTAGACAATTAATGAGAGACGGggggagtatttcttaaaactctgcCACACCAAATGTGtctcctattgtgggacggagggagtaatatgcaAGATTAGGGATCTATGGAGTTGACCTTGCTTTTCTGCTTGCTCATGTCTTGATGGCTGGAGTTTTCTCTTGGTGGCTTTAAGTCTTGGACGTTTCTTTTGGGTACTGTACTCTTTTCTGCTTGTTTCCTCTCATTTTCTCATTGGTTTAAGGCTCGTTGTGTCTTTGGTAACTGTTTTGACTAGGAAGTTGGTTTGTTTCAGCTTCATTGTGTTTCTTTTTGGTTGTGTTGGTTGTTGAACAATGACTCGCCGCAACCGCTGGCTTGTCTCTCATCAAATAAGAAGGGATCTATGGAGTTGGATTTGTCCACACCTATTTCgacatctttaattattcaaattaagTAGTTGAGTTACTGAATAATTCAAGGAAAGGTAATCCTCCCACTAGGACACAGCTCTACCAGTTGATGCACAAAAGTAGTTGTAACAGGTGCGTTTTGTTCTTGTGATGTGTCTTCTTGGTTTGTGGAAACAGTGACATCTTAATTCTTAAGAGCTATATCCAACAACCCCACGGTAGcccgaaaaaaaataaaaaaaaaataaaaaaataaaaataaaaataaaaataaaaaaataaaaaaaaataaaaaaaccccACGGTAGCCCGTAGCCTGAACCAACGGCCTTTACTCTTGGGTTAAAGCTCTTCCAAATTGCTGCACAAAGTGTTTGGAGATCTAAAGCTCAAGGACACGCTGATGAAGGGGGTGCTAACCACATGCTTCAGAGATGGACGATTGCAATTTCCGGGTTGCGGGAGTGGAGTGGAGCAGCAAGATTCTGGGATGAGCAATCCGATGGCCATGTGCTCAACAATAAGCACAAGTTCCGGTTGTGCAACACCCTCAAGGATTTGCTGGTTGTGTTGCGGATGATATTGTTTCCAACATTGTGGATCAAGCAGTTCATGCACAactcactcttctcttggaacTCATTTCTCATCTTTCAATCGACCATCTACTACATGTATTTGATATGATTTAATCTTATTATGGTAGGGGGGCTAATATTCAAATAGTAAATCATAATAGGATGATCGAATCACATTTCAAATCTTAGCAATAGCTTTTACATAAGCACAAAACCTCCTTGCTCTCAATCCTTACCCCATTGCACAGCTTCTACTTTCTATCATGTCCACGGCACCTTCTGCTTCAATGTCGTCTTTCCATTACCCGGAAGCACAACATGTCATATTTTTACTGCCTAGAAACATGGTTACccaatttaatcaaaattttagCCTGCCCCCCTCATCTCAATAAGTACATATTGTACAACTACTTCAGCAAACTGTACGACCATAACATATCGATGCAATGTAGAGATTCTTGGACCACTTCTCCTGTAAACCAATTCCAAAGAATAAATGAAAAAGGAAGTAGTAATGTTGAGGAGAACTTGAGAGTAACTCTCATGTAACCCTCCAATTCTTAGATAAAGTTTAGTACCTTTACATGGGTGCTTGGGAATGCAGATGTACGGAGTGTCTCCTGAGTCTCATCCATTATTTTGCGTCTTGGTATGCTAAGTATGAAAGCTGCTTGATCGGCAGTAGCGGCCATGGATGTTATTCTGTACCCACTTTCCCAACGTCGGTGGATTCCTTCACTTGGATAAAGAAAATCAAGCTCAACCACCTGACAAACCAATCCACCCGATTAGTATTACATTTATGTCCCAAAACATCCAAACACACAATATTTCCAGCCAACTCATATTAGCTTATTTTGCGGAAGTGATTGGCATTGATTATAGACAAATAATTCCTCCAAAGTAAATTTACATATCTCAATACTTCAAAAGTCCCACCACTACcatcattttatttcaattccCATTATCAAAAAATACCAAGGAACGATATCTGAAAATAACAATTTAGTATGTGTAAAAATGACAATGCATtttgttgtgttgacattttatgcTAAGAGTTGAATGTGAAGAATAAAATGCAGTTAACCTGTAAATGTAAATGGACGATAAAAGTGTTCAAATATTATAGACCCTCATTAAAAATAGAGACTTGGTACTTTTTTTAGCAAAATTTTACAGGTTAGCTTAGTGAAATATGGCGAGATGTTTTAACCTGTTCAGAGTACCCAGAATTTCTGGACATCACGACACCCCAGCGGCTGCCAGCAGTTGTCATAGACGTGACATGGAATCCTTCTTTCCACTTCTTATTGATCCACTTGAAAGGAAAGGATTCACTAACTTTATATGATTGTTGGGTATAAGGTGTTCCTGAAGGAAAGACGAGTTAAAAGCAAAAACATCAGTCTTAATAAAATGAAGAAGATAGAATCTCTGCCTAAGTAGAACTTGTTTGCAAGGAAACTTATAACAATGAAGAAAACACAGAGGGTTGGACAGTGAAAAGAAGAGATATAAACGAGACAACAGTAAGATAAGAGTTTACCTTTAGACATGACCACCAGTGAGCTTCCATTAGTTGCACCAGCTATAGAACTGATGTAATAGTTTTTTTCCCATTGTTCCATGATCCAATCCTGCACAGAACCAAGAAAATATTATTGCATGGGCATGTACAACCAGCTAGaatgaagaaaagaaaacaatgCAAATATAAAACGAAATAATAAGATTATCTCTACCTTATGAAGAAAAACAGCTGAAAGCTCATAGACCTGTGAAGTAAAACCTGTTCCAGCATCCATGATCAAGGCCCACAGACTTGATGCTGAAGCTACACAGCTAATATACAAGCCATCTTCATTACCCTTCTCTACATGCTGACGGAGTCTTGAATCCGCAACATTGTAGTGATATCTACAAGGAAAATCTCACAAAAAATTATAGAGGTTTGCGATAAAAATTTGAACATAATCCAAGTCAAACACACATGTCGGTTCAAATGTTGCATGACGAATACACCATTCACAAAGATAAAATGCAATCATTCACATTCAGTTATCAGAGTTGTCGAAAATCAATTATCAAAATATTGAGTCAAAATTGGAGGGTAATCCATGCTGAACACTGTAAAGAGCACCAGCATAATCACAAAAATACTGATGTGCATATATGAAAATGTATATCATACACCAAAATGTAGAGTGCATTGCAAGAGGCATCAAAATATGTATTTAAAATGCAACAGTAAAAGGAGAACCATATGAAGCTATTACAATAACTGACATAAGATAGCACCAGAAACTACCAAGAAAACCTGAAAAACCACCAATGATAATATACAAATAATTTACATATTAATCCAAGCAAAGTATGAAACTTGAAGGAACTTAGGACTTAAATATCATTTAAAGTTGTGCGAGGAAAAGTAGATAACAACTGGCAGATATCAAAGGACGTTTGCTAGTCCTCACAtttgcagtacatttctggatAAAGTACCAACTTTTGGAGAAGTAAAAATTGCACGCACAAATTCctaaataaatattcaaaatcagCAGTTACCTCTGTTTCATTGGGCGTCGTGCATTATACACTGAGATCCACTGAGTAGCGGGACTACCCAGCCGTACTTTCTTCTTTGGTTGTTCGTCTTCATCCAAGTTAAGCAACAACCTACCACGCTTTTGCCCAACCTGTGTGAAGGAATACGATAAATATACACAGATACACAGAAACCTAAAAGATGCACATCCATAATGAAAATGCTAAGTTTGTCTCGAGGTAAATTTTTGTGCTAAATGAAACTTAAGTGAGAGTCTTCAAGGCACCATCATCCCTAATGTGATAGTTCCATAGTCGACAGATGGAACTATCACCATATTATATGTCAACACACTAAACTTGCTCAAACAAACTGATTTTCATGCTACCTTAAGAGCTCCATCTATCCTTATTGGTCTCAGTGTAGTGCATGGTTCAATCAGACTATCAAATAAGGAAATCAGCTTAGAATAATTTGGCTCCTCATCAAACTTCATATTAGTAACAGCCTCAAGGAACTGTTTAAATGGAGCAGGGCAAAAGCAACACATCAGTTCCGGAGAGGTCGCCATTTTCTTCTTACAGACTAGAAAACTCTTGTTATCACCCTGTCAGGTCACCATCAAACATGAAGGATAAGCCAAATCTGATAGGATAATCATCAAGTTAACTAAGTAAATGTCAATTACCTGATAGCCTTGCCATGGCAACCTTCCTTTTATAAGAAATATCAGGGTGTATGCCAACGACTCTAGATCATCCCTCCTACTTCCTGTACGACCCAAGTGTGCATGCACACTTGCATACCTTATGGTGCCCCTGTGGATCGATAACTAAAGTTTATTGCATACCTTGTGGTGCCCCTGTATATAGCAAAAATTTACATAAACTTAACAAACCTAAAGATATCTGGCCTCTGATCATACTCAACATGTTGCCCGGATGATGCATCTTTCCACCTGGAAGCTGTAGCACAGATTGTGTTCAGAATATCAGAAGATATTGTACTGAGAAAGTGAAGATGCGAAAAGATGGTAGCAAGATCACAAATACTAGAGAGAAACAAAAAATGCTGTATCAGAACAACAGTTATCTTACCCAAACCAAGATCAATAAGATACAGCTTTTTATCCTCTGCTGTTCCAGGCTGGCCAAGTAAAAAGTTCTCCGGCTTCACATCTCCATGCACAAATCTAGATTACCACCAGAAATTATGGAAATGGATTTAATAGCCGTATACAAGTGAAAGAAGCAATTAAAAACAAACAACTTCTTCCTAGGATGTGGTGATCCGACCAAGGAGAAAATATATTCGGTAGTATTTTGTAGGCTTTACCCCTTCACGTGGAGCTTCTCAAGAATTGAGATAGCCTCAACTGCTATGCAAGCTGCCATACTTGGCGACATCCTGTTTCAGGAGCTCATGGTCAATGGCAATGTGAAGCCTAAAAAGAGGAATAAATGGACCACACGTCAGAGACAGAGAAAGAGATGATCTTACGACTGGCCCAAAGAATTCCAAACATCCCAAAGACTAGGCCCAAGTATGTCCATGACCTGAAACAATATTCATCAGAAACAAGATAGAAATTTTGAAACCtaatgaaaatatgaaaacCCACCAGAATGTAGAAATCTCCTTGGCGGCCCTTATAGTGAACCCATGGTACCCCATAGCATCCATTTATGGAGCTTAACAGAAAAATTACACAGCACTTGTGAAAATGAACATCtgaataaaaaagagaaaaaaatggaaatattttgaGAACATTCTCAAACTTTGAACTAATAACTTACTTGTAGACCTGCCATTCATAAGGAGGGCCGTAATTGCAACCCTTGCTATTTCGGTGTTCAAACTTCAACGCTACCTACACAgagaaattttgattttattagaCAGTGCCAAAATCAATTAGGTAAAAACTTTTAGCAATTATTTGTGCTACATGATACCTCGACAGCATCAGGTCCCATTCTTTCACTGCCACCACTTACTCTTCGACCAACATAAACTTGACCGAATCCACCCTTACCTAATTTTCTTTCCGTCTTATACATTGGTGAGTTGCCAACTTGAACCTGTGCCAAGTAACACTGGACTCACTAACCagaataaaattcaaattcaaaagatTACTGAGATGCGATATGAATGGTGACTGCAATCTCAAGAAATTGAAAGAACCCCCAATAATCCCAGAGGAATTGAGAAGAAGAGGTAACCAATTACCCTCTCAGGCACTGGAGTTGAACTCGGTTCTTCTTCAACTCCCATTACTTTATCAGCACTTCCACCGTCCATTGCGATTTCTTTATCTGCCCCACCCTCTACTTTATTACAAGCTGGATCCCCTGCCCCAACACCAGCTTGAGGAAGAATCTCACGAGGTGGCTCTGGTTTTAAATCTATCAACCTAACCCCCCTGCCTCTACCACCAGCAGTCGGCCTTGCGGGTGTTGCTGCAGAAGGACCTTTAGCTACACCAGCTGCATtccctctccctcttcctctccttctggTTCTATTCTGAGCAGGTGCAAgaatattttcttcttgattaGCAGGCTGGAGATCACCAAGCCGTTTTGATCTCCGTGCTCCGTTACGCAATTCTGGCATCGTCACCCATGCAAATCAGCTCCTGCTCACTTCTGTGCAGAATCTTCAGTCAACCTTTAGAAGGGGGAAAAGGCAAAGTCTTCAGCCAACAAACTCTCTATCACGGGAGAAATTCCAATTTATAATCACAATGAGTCAAAATgtgcaaaatttcaaaaagacATCAAATTTTCACACCATTTAACAGTTATGTATACGCTCAATAGCCAATAGCCAATGCAACAACAAAAAACAGATAGATAAACAAGCCTATAAAAACACTATATCAGTCATCTCACTGTAAGTTCATCGACAATCAAGGAAGATTAG
Proteins encoded in this window:
- the LOC121740971 gene encoding casein kinase 1-like protein HD16 codes for the protein MPELRNGARRSKRLGDLQPANQEENILAPAQNRTRRRGRGRGNAAGVAKGPSAATPARPTAGGRGRGVRLIDLKPEPPREILPQAGVGAGDPACNKVEGGADKEIAMDGGSADKVMGVEEEPSSTPVPERVQVGNSPMYKTERKLGKGGFGQVYVGRRVSGGSERMGPDAVEVALKFEHRNSKGCNYGPPYEWQVYNSINGCYGVPWVHYKGRQGDFYILVMDILGPSLWDVWNSLGQSMSPSMAACIAVEAISILEKLHVKGFVHGDVKPENFLLGQPGTAEDKKLYLIDLGLASRWKDASSGQHVEYDQRPDIFRGTIRYASVHAHLGRTGSRRDDLESLAYTLIFLIKGRLPWQGYQGDNKSFLVCKKKMATSPELMCCFCPAPFKQFLEAVTNMKFDEEPNYSKLISLFDSLIEPCTTLRPIRIDGALKVGQKRGRLLLNLDEDEQPKKKVRLGSPATQWISVYNARRPMKQRYHYNVADSRLRQHVEKGNEDGLYISCVASASSLWALIMDAGTGFTSQVYELSAVFLHKDWIMEQWEKNYYISSIAGATNGSSLVVMSKGTPYTQQSYKVSESFPFKWINKKWKEGFHVTSMTTAGSRWGVVMSRNSGYSEQVVELDFLYPSEGIHRRWESGYRITSMAATADQAAFILSIPRRKIMDETQETLRTSAFPSTHVKEKWSKNLYIASICYGRTVC